The stretch of DNA ACATTGATAAACAAATCTCCCGGACACTTATAAAccattacaaaattttcccatgcttatttaattttaaagatcgTAAACTTCGACAAAAAGCGTCAAAagcttcagaaaaaaaatcatgacgCATCTAccttataaaaaaagattcactttcaatgaaaagaaaataaataacatttgACAATCAAGGACTGATCTACACGAGCTTGGATAAGTTAGTAGTGCGAATATAATGTATTCTGTCTGAATCTTGCTGCATCCCATCTCACAGCAATTTCCTTTGAAATAATTCTACAAAAGATATACACCTTGTAATTTTTCTGCGATCGTTTTGCGTGTAATCTATATTTTACATCTTTCATTGTATAGTTTAATGCATTTCCATTCTGATGTTATAGCAATTTATACATCCATCAGATGTAGAGACGTATAAGTAATGAAATTGACGTTCTCCTCCAGACGGAGTAACAAGTgaatgtgaggaaaattctagAGTGAACAGAGCTCACAGAGCACTGGCTCTGTGATAATCATAACATTCAACATTATTCATAGCTCTCAATGAGGGGGAATGAATAAGAACATCGTCTTAATTTCTCATGTACATAATCTcaatacacacaaaaaatctctGGACTACGTGacccaaaattatttatatacattgaattgaaaaaaatctggtACGCCTTTCCATTATTCGCATGGAGAGAAAGATCAtagaaaaatcacagaaaagaAAGGAGGATACAAACTCATCATCTTCTTACAAGTATTTAGCAAAGAATGCATTCTCACTTAAcattacaaaattcaaagaaaaaatattttaaaaaaatgtaagaacaCACATCAATTTTCTCCGGCGACATTAATGGCAATCGATGCATAAATTAAAGTAATTGCCACTTTTGCGGTATTATCTTGAGAAATGGTATTTTGCTTTTCATCCAGCATGGAACATTCAACAGGAAATGTTATGAAAAATGTGCATGATGAGACTTTCACATGGAGAGAACATTGACAAAACAGACAAAATGTACTTCAAGTGTgtgaattcaattcaattcaattaattatataaCACTCCAAAACAAGAATACTGTGCTAAACGACCATCTCTTAGACGAGTTTTACTTTTCTCGAGACTTCAGCtataatacatacataatattgtgtatacatattttcattCCACTCCATAAATTTTGCCCATATTTCGTTTCAAATGTCCACATGTTAGGGGTGGAAAAGTAATGAAACAGACAAAACGACAGAACTAATGAAACGGACTGAGAGCGTGGGTTATAGTGTATCAaatttagctgtgatttaATGTAAACTGATTTTCAATACAGGAGTAAATTCTTatgtaaatcttttcttttcttacaattcgccagttataaaatttttggtattctgggaaaaatcttataagattctgacgttttatttgtttctatAATTGCggttttgaaggaaaattacttttctgactgttttctggaacaataaattctttggttTTTATATAGAATAACAAAGAACGACTTAAAAATATCAACTGACCTTtaaagttgttagaaaagaaaaattttttatcagaatcagCCCCacaaatttaacttttaaagatattgtattaaatacataaaaaaaaagattaaaaaactaaaaattttttgagataaaatttatgaaaaaaatgtccaagATTGTCTTTCTCAACAACTTGCatataattttcagaaaaaaaaatacatgacaGAGGCACAAAATTATGTTAGTCATCAGCCCTTGACACAGTCACAacataagaaataaatagCTTCCCCGGCATATTTCTTTTGGAAAGCAAATGTTTTATCGCTTAAAAGAACTGACTGTTGATATTTTCTCGACAATCATTCGTCCACTATTTCTATTTCATGACCATTCCTCTGATTATTCGGATGTGGGAAGTCAAagatcattttcaatttttcaatgttggtCTGTTTccgaaatgaaaaaaagtctgtctttttttccttttgcttttGGGGTCCAATTTCGGTGATAAAGTGGAATGAATGCACATGTGGGAAATTTCATGAGATTTTTCGTTTAATCGGCATTTTCGAGAACCTTCAAAGTGGcgtttaacctctaggccgccaagcggggtcgttgaacgaccccagccctatatttcgtgctataacttaataaatataaaagataccattcccatcttttggaaataagttctttggttatctgaggaggttgtgtaaaaatttcagctcaatccgtccaccacaagaaaagttattaagaaaaatgtagaagaagggaattcaaaaattggtgtaacggccatgctgcggaaaatttctcagaatgaagttagtcacatcataaatcatatggttgaagggggttgaagggttgtgtttactttctcactttaccatctcagtgtcagaattatcgcgaataagtaacataaacagcataaaacataattagaagcatataaatgtgcaaaacaataaagaatattcgagaaatattgccatttatcacggtgcgggaagtgaggggaatgtggggaagtagtgaaaaaaaatagcagttgcggtcaacttcgtggcaaatttctcacgaagaaagtgtgaaaaatgagtgaaaaatgtttttccctaatatcttcttctgcgtgtttccgggtggcaaATTTGTggtgcaaggggcaagaggactatataaggagtctaaaggtagtgacccgacagttcccagttttatagtttatgagaaaatcgacttccttcttggggtcgttcaacgaccccaccttggcgctctaaggaagctccaaggtcttggcggccagcaggttaaatgcatcaatcaattcatttaaataccgCATAATCATAGCATATCCAGGATATTCAGATATGTGTGTACgtacctatgtatataataacaattttaatttccaacaATTCTCTACATACCTATCGGATTGTGTGCCGCCAATTGACTTTGTTAACGTcgattataaataaattcacacgCTATCGGTTTATCACAGAAGATTCACTctcagaaatatttctctaacaCCATCACTTCGTgcgttgatttttcttcagctTCCAATTCTCAGTTTTCCGCCCTCACTTTTGCGGATTTAACCACCATCACCACTCACTAACCCCTTTATGCACTTCCCACTAGTACTTCCTGTGCCGccaaatgcgaaaaaatggggatatttcaattgaatttcctgctgcttttgcaacataaaaatcttcttcacaACAAAATTTCTTGCGCTCTCGCTGAGTCGCTTGATTGAATGAAGAATAGAGTAAAACAACTCTATATTTACCCTACGCAGACTCCGAAGAATCCAAGCAGGGAGATGAAACGTTCAGCTATACTCCATAGCATAGGCAACTGTCTCGTTTCAACTCACTCTTACTTCCATTCATTTGTCGATTCATGGGAGCACATTTTACTTTTGGGTTCGCAGTGATGAAGGCGAATGCGTAGAGAATGTCATTGATTACAGTTAGATGTGTAGAAAATTGTCAAGAGTgtaattaacaaattaaaaaaaaatacaatttaatcaCAGCAGCGgtgatcaaataattttttttagaaataaaagattaattaataattaacgAATGagtcaaaaaattaatgtcaTCAATGATCTGTAATCTTAATCTAGAACTTGGTCAACTCTACACCTTGCAGCTTATGCTGCTGAGCACAAAACACATAAGAAAATGCGCGAGAATTTAAACTATTATCGTGATAActtattcagttttttttaactactgtatttgcatatttctatttcaaattaaataaaacgttttgttttgcattataaaataaaactccaCATTTTatgacacatttttttttaatttaatccacGTTAgtaaattccccaaaaaaatgagCTGTAAAGCAACTTTTATGGGTCCATATGAATTGGATCAGAATCGTCTGAATGAAATGTTTAgcagaaaaaatcacttttaaaattgattaaaaattcgcATGACAActactttcattttcttcgcGATGAAAATAAAGAGTTGTGAatgacataaaaataataaacatgaTGTACATAATTGGTTActttcaattattattattaagtgTAAAAACGTGCCCATTGCACATGGAGTttcagtaaaataaattttgtgttaTTTAATTTGCCGAACCTTTAGTTACTTTTATgattatgtattaaaataaataaattatataataaaaaaaaatataagaaagaTCAAATCTTCAGAATCATAAGTGTCAGAGTTGCGGTGAGAAAACAAAGCGTGTGCCAGGTCAATGATTTCGTCAAGCATGATAATAACCTTTTGTGACTAAACTACTCAATATGCAGACTGAAGGTTAAATGTCACGATGGATTTAAAATATTGCGGGCGTTCTGTCCATCAATGGCTATCAATGTGATCAGCGTTCATTGTCACTCTCGTAAATTTACTTCTCGGTCTGTTGACTCCTAAAAGGGTGTCAATTTGTCTGCAATTCTCACATAATAAATGAACATAAAAAGAGAATCATAAAAGAGATatcgtgtaaaaaaaatttatgactaAATTTGGAAAATCTAGTTCTGATAAAAACACTAAATTATCATGAAAGTCTTGAAATggaaatatggaaaaaaaaattttaaaaagtccttaaaattattttgttaattggTTTAGCAATTCTCATTAAAGGAAACAATACTtgatttaaaactttaaacctattttctatatttttttcaatcaccaccaaattaaaacaaataagaaaattaaaaataccaTAATGCtccgaaaaagaaaaaagtcgttgatgaaattttaaaatcgatttaaatcttgtttttttttacaacatttcTAACATTTAGGCTTTTTTATCTATCTTATTATTAACTTGTATTTTGCCACAATATTAATAAgctaaaattatgcaaaaaccGTGACATGGAAAAAACCTGGTTGATGTCCAAAAAGTAGGTAATACATATTGGTGTGGTATATTAACATAATTTAAATGCTCCTTATGCAACTAATCAGTCATCAACAAATACAAGCCGTTTACAGCCCTACAACAACTTTGAGTAATGCAttaatcaatgaaatatttaatgaatgaTTTGGACTATTTTgacatatttaattaatttttttcatgtttaatttttatttagaaataaaatttaaatccatttgatggttgaaaaaaaatcatttagagaTATTGCAACTTATCAGATGCATTGCGcaaattttgaaagtttttaattaatgtgtTCTTTGTCTTTTAGGCTAAACTTCTTCTGTATACGAATTGCATTGGGAGACCGTGAAAGAGTTAATGTGTTGCTTAAACTTGTGGTTGAATGTTTTCAGGTGGAAAAAAGTGTTTATTTTGATTGCATTGCTCCAAATGTGGTCAGATGTGTGAGAAAGAATAATGTTGAATGTTGTTATATTTTGCCGAAAGGCGCCACAGTTGCAAGTGTCCCAAATAGCGAGAAGTTTGCccatattaattaaaataataatttattttatttctcccaCCTTTCGGAGCTCAACACCGACAGTGTGGAAGTGGATGGACGTGTGCAAGAAGTTCAGCCGCGACAGTCTGTGCTTTCAAGTCTACCTCATCGTACGTCTTTTGGttttgcttgtttttttttgtgcctacACCACCTGCGAAAGAGACGCGTGTTTGtggtgaaagaaagaaatttctctgGTGACATTTTCCGGAACATAGGAAGTGCATAAAGTGCAACACATTCTGGTGATTTACCCcgtggaattttcaatgaaaaactaAAGAGTTTTCCATTTAAAGCATAAAGTGATgtttgaagtgaaaaaaaaatgaagaaaacttttagcCCATAATGCATAAATTACCAATTCTTTACCACTTTCTCTGCCAACAACACGACAAACTCTGCACCACAGCAAAGCCGTGAATATGTGATTCAGAAAAGCTCCTTTTGTGTATACgctacaaataaatttcaacgtGTGACCACTAGTGAAGCTCTAAGTGACGCAATTTGCATCTTGAACACACCAATTTCGTTGAGTAATTCCCAACAACCCATTTGATACCCCCAGAGCGCATAAAAGCACCGAGATGCGAAGTATCTTCAAACCTTGATCAACGCAAAACTATGTCGTTCGCCGATGATCTTCAAAGTAGGTTTCTTGCCTTCATCTCTCGCACATTTTCTCTACAAACACACGTCGTGGCGattctttgtcttttttttttaaatataaatctcTCTTGATCACCACCTGAGACAAGTAAACAATTCTACTTAATGTCAGCGTAAGTGGAATTGAGTGGAAATGGTTATTGTGTTGAGAATAAGCATCTTTGAGGGCATTTGATATAATGAATTGATTGACCTTGTATGGGTTCAGTGCACAACGTGGACGATTAAACTATTAAGTGGATGTCTTAAGttcataaaatgattaattttttttattcaggtgtgagtttaataaaaatgataaatgaaaaatttttgcaatattcacTAAGCGTAAACACGTGCATGAACTTTTGCAAATTCCAGGTGTTAAAAGCTCTCATGTCGCCACTGAGATCTTTAATGCTTCTTAATGATTTCTAATGcaaactcttaaaaaaaatcttatactTACTTCAAATGAGTAAAACCGTCTCTAACTGAAATAAGCtctatttctcaaaaataagcACTAATTCAATACTTACCTTTTCATAAAAGCTCTTGACAACACTGTAAGCAAAGCACAATCAGCTGCAAGCAATTTCTCCGTAGATTTGCATCTATGAgataattctattttatatgtattgcAAAATTGACAGCATGACAATAAATATAGCATTACCACAAGGAAATAAAGTTCAAGTTTAGCTTTGGCGCACGGAAAACTCATCAGATATTCTCTCCATGCTGCACAAGTATTATGTACATGGTGAAAATCTCTTCCGTCTCACCATACCGTCCATGCAGCCCTGTAGATGGTAACGCTGTGTGAATGCCCAAGAGTATTAATTTGCATATAATTTGATTATCGCACTAATGCCATTAGGTCTTTCTCGTTGCGTGGCTGTGGTCAGTTATCACTGATTTATTTAACTTTGACTTGCACTTCACTACGCCATGGAATAACTCACCAAAACTTTGTACCACCTCTCGCATGCAGAGACCCCTTTTGAGCACACCCgctctgtgaatttttttttcttctaacactataaatttcttctaacactataaaataaattccaatcaCCAACATTTTGTccaagaaattcattaaaagagCTAAATCATAAAAAGTTTGCATATTTATGACAGTGATCCGCATGGTGCGATATTACAAAATTCACGCTGTCGGCAATGAATGTTACAAAATCACACCCGGCTGCAGTACAAAGTGTCGCGTGAACTTCGACTAAAGGTTGTAAATAAGTATTACCTATACGAAGATTAGGTCAGCGGGTTTATTGCTAAAAATCCCATGGATATGgaggttatccaaaaaaaaaaaaaacaaatattgttttattaaatgaaattcaaatcgATCTTGAAGATAGCGAAAAGTTCAATCTTGATTAGATCGAAATGTATTTTGCCAAAATataaacataaatcataaaaaatatatattttaattgtaaGTAAAAGGTtgaattctcataaaattttacaatggTATTGATGAAATCACAAATATATGAGATAGTTGgtatttttcatgaatgaaaatgaccaacaatttatatataattcattgtatgtacataataatcTATATTCAGAATTTTATCACATACTCTACTACAAGACTAATACAGAATTCAAATTCAAGGTAACCAACTAGTCTTActtaattctaaaaattaaataaattaaataaaaagtaacaTTGTTTCACATTTAGTAACTCCTATGTTGCTAattgatttcaattaatttaatttcccaaaaaataatgaaaataaatctaaaattaatcatttgaACACTTTCTGTAATCCGAAATAATTAAGTTCCAGACTGTAAACAAGCAGACAATAGGTAGACAGTGTAATCTCTCTAGTAAATTGCTGTGAATCGCGAATTTATTACAACATCGTCGTCATATCTCGCAGATTATCTGGTATATTTCCAATAATATTTTCCTGTTGCTCTCTATACTCTCACAGTGTTGGGTTATTTCACGTGAGTTGAATTTCTATGGAACGATTGGACGCGATTGGAAATGAAATGACTAAAGAACCCCATGCGAGCGCGCAAAATTCTACGTAGATCTCTCGCAGTTTCTTTATGTTTGACTATGAGCTGATAAACCGCATTACGCGCtatgtacatttttatattaagcGTAATTTGCAAACACGCAGAAATGTTGCTTGTATGACAAATATCATGGTTTATGAGTATTGCTGCCATTCATATCACACCTCTTCGTGTATTTTGCATTCTCTCGGGGCATGTGTGTGGCTAATTTGAAGTGGTATTGGTTGATGGAAGGCATgttttattgttgaaaaatcaaaaacagaGAATAACAAGAGCGTATAATACACACGGCATGTCGTCTACTGAGAAGTGAGCTAAACCCCAACTTCTCATTCAGTTCAGTTCTTGTTTGTCGTTTCAGCTCAACAGACCGCGCGTTGCCTGGAATTGTTGCATCTGAGAAGTGATTAAACTCGTGCTGCGCACAAAGAACCCCAATACACATATGAtagttattaatttaattgggaTTTCTAGTGCCAACCTAGAGACATTTTTGCAATGGAATATCCCTTTAGATGGATCCTAGCTTTCTTGTGTGCCCACCAGTGTGTTGCACTGTCGTACAACAGTGTCGTGAGTGGATATCAAATTGGTGTTGGCCGAGCTGACTGTACTGGTCCACCTGTTGAGATTGCCTTTGTGagatattctttaaaaaaaaatccaattcaaTCTTCATCTATAATCTCACATTGCAACTGAATGTGATGACTAACATCCTTTATTTCCCTCCTCGTTGTGGTAGATGGGATATGCTCAACTCTCGCAGAAGGGCGAAGGAATTCATCTGCGTCAATTCTCCAGAGCCTTCATTGTGGACGATGGCCAAAAGCGTGTTGTATTCGTGAGTGTGGATGCTGGTATGATTGGGAATGCAGTGAAGAGGGCTGTCTTGCAACGCCTCACAAAGGACTTTGGCAGCATCTACAATCACAAAAATGTCCTCATTAGTGGGACACACACTCACAGCTCACCTGGAGGATTTCTCACCCACCTTCTCTACGACTTGCCATGTCTAGGATTTATAAAGGAAACATTCAATGCCTTAGTTGTAGGAATAGCCAAAGTAagttcgattttttttctctcttcacttTATCTCCTTCTTAGCATCACTGTGCTCTACTTCTTTGTCTTCGAGTCTCAAAGTCTCAAACGAGTCGAGATGGGAAGATGAAGTGGAAGGGCTTCTTAGCTCGTAAATCCTCGAACCAAAATTGTCTAACCCAAAGTATCCTTTCATCAATTAAAAGGAAGCAATTTAGGAGGTCAAATCGACAATTTTCAAGCTAAATCTTAACCCAAAGTGCTGTGAGAAATTGGATCGAAGACAAGATTTTATTGCTCATGTGGTGAAATATATGAGACTAAATTTATATTCTCCCATTTCCAAGGACTTAATTGTCAATATTGCATTCCTTTTGGCTCCTTAAAGGAAATCACACAGcatggtgaaattaaattgttcacTAATCTGttctttcattctttaaaaattctttttttttttgataaaaaattttcataaataatgaTTCATTatccataaaaattctttatgttttttacCTCTTCCAACTCTttggaaattaataataaatcaataaatcaacCCTGGCTCAATATcagattaaaagaattattgtgTAAAATGCttgtcataaaaaaaatcatcaacttgcaaaatgacaaaataatGCTtcattaattggaaaaataaataaaaattttcctgagaattcaaaattaattttctattttgtgattttctaaaaataaaatttagcaacAAAACAActaatttcttatcattttatgTGCTGAACTTCTGGcctataaattttgaaattgtacACATAATATAGTAAATATGTGTGTATAAAAAAGCTCATTACAGAAAAGTTGTTTATAAACTTGcaatttaagtcttttttttctcgctatatttttctatttttgcgTTTTTCTCTAAAGCTTTTGaatcttttcaaataaataaatgaataaacatagaaaatatatttattcgTCATAAAgtaaatacatataattatgtataaggtatctacatattttttctcgATATCTTTAAGTATTTCTCtgaaaaaacttctttaaaaaaataccgttttcaatttttaatcaatacagtaattcaagaaattaaatggTTCATGATAACAAGTAACtatgtaaaaattttgcaatctaGATTATTTTCTCCATCACAGGTAATCAAATgattaatagaattttcacacaaattttgGTTTACCTCTTAATTGAAATCAATACCAGCATAAACTacatcaaattttaattaaattgactcTATCATTTAATTGCTTCCCCAGAGTATCTCTCGTGCTCACAAGAGTATGACCAATGGTAGATTATTCATATCGGAGACTGAGATCTTGGATGTGAACATAAACCGAAGTCCATCGGCATATCTCAACAATCCCGATGAGGAGCGCAATCAGTACAAATATGATGTTGATAAGACCCTCACCCAAATTCGCTTCGTGGCATCAAATGGGAAGGTCATGGGCGCCATCAATTGGTACCCTGTCCATCCGACATCCATGAATAATACCAACAGACTCATATCCTCGGACAATATGGGATATGCAGCAATTTTGCTGGAGCAGGAATACAATCATGGAAGTCAAATTGGACAAGGTGACTTTGTAGCGGCCTTTGCGGCATCCAATCTTGGTGATGTGAGTCCTAATATTATGGGTCCAAAGTGCCAATACACAGGGGAGCCCTGTGATGTCCTCACATCATCCTGTCCGGCTAATGCGGGTCACTGCTTTGCCTCCGGCCCGGGGACTAATATATTCGAGAGCACAAAGATTATCGGTGAGCGCATCTACAAGGGTGCATCGAGATTACTACGTCAACAATCGGGTCAGGAAATCGTCGGTGAAGTGAGCTACATCCATCAATTCGTCAACATGACCGAAGTAAagttaaaatacataaatcccAAGACAAAGGCGGTGGAAGAAGTTCAAGGATGTTTCCCTGCTATGGGTTATAGTTTTGCTGCGGGCACAACAGACGGTCCGGGTGCCTTTGACTTCCACCAAGGTACAACTACGGACAATCCTCTGTGGAATATTGTAAGGGATTTTATTGCGGAACCCACAAAGGGTGACGTGGAGTGCCATAGTCCCAAACCCATCCTTTTGGCCACAGGGCGTGCAAAATTCCCCTACGATTGGCAACCCAAGGTGGTGGCGACACAACTTCTCAAAATTGGCGACACAATTCTTGTCGCAGGTAAGGgatagagataaaaaaaaaagcttaaaggATTTCCTCGTGGAAGATTTAATTGCCTCCCACATTCCAATTTTCAGCTCCCGGGGAATTCACCACAATGAGTGGCAGAAGACTTAGGAACGCCGTGCGAAATGCCGCCCTTCAAGCTCATGAGAAGGATATTAAAGTGATAATTTGTGGTCTCTCCAACATGTACACCAGCTACGTGGCAACTCCTGAGGAATATGCAGTGAGtttatgcacaaaaaaacatttaactaATAATTATTCCATTGCATGATTGTTAAAGATCATAAAAGTGATATGTGGGGACACTAGATGATACAGGAAACGTTcagaaaatatgtattattACCCTCGTGTTGATTAGATTGATTAATATTGATTATTCATGATGgtattttataattgaaaaattgaaaatttcccttcCTGAAGTGTTGATTcatttgtgataaaatttctttttagttgtttttttatttaaagataataatttaaatgggaaatttataaaaaaaaggcattttaaagtttttaaaaccTAGAATAGGGTCagatagtttttatttatttataatttttttttaattaattttttaaaaaaaatctgatatcacagtttaagaaataatttattgaaagatatttcttttttttaattttaaatcaagtAGTTATTATTATCGTACGATAAATTAAGTTGTTAAAAAGCTTAAACTTGTgtcataattattttttgggtCATAAATAATCcgcataaatattttgaaaaattaatggttTTTATCGCTGTTAAtaagaattattcatttttcttaaaaaaaatatttttaagatcCAACGATACGAAGGCGCATCAACTGTATACGGTCCCTACACTCTTCCAATCTACATGGATCAATTTTCAAAGCTCTGCCAAGCAATGTACAATGACGAGGAAGTTGATCCTGGCCCAGAACCACCCCATTTGGAGGATAAGAATCTCCTCACACTGCAGACAGGTGTCCTGTACGATGGCCATCCGTACGGACATGACTTTGGGACACTTAAAGTCCAACCAAAGGCCCACTATGTACCAGGACAGACAGTCCGTGTGGTCTTCATAGCGGCTAATCCGCGGAATAATCTCATGCATGAGGACACATTCCTGCGCGTCGAGAAACGTGACGAGGCAAGGAGTGTGTGGACAACAATAGCAACGGATGCAAACTGGGAGACACTGTAAGtatggcagaaaaaaaagaaggaaatgcGAGGAACTGAAGAGAAAACCAATATATGTGGCATATTGCATTCCAATTGCAGTTTCCGATGGACGAGAGTCTCCATGATTCTGGGTTTCAGTGATGTGGAAATACTGTGGGAAATTCCAGCGGATACACCCGCAGGGATGTATCGAATTAGCCATTCTGGCTTCTATCAGTACATTTTTGGCGGTAAATTTCCCTACAATGGCACAAGTCAAGTATTCGTCGTCGATCGCTAAAAGGTTAATTACTCTTTTGGGTGACTGCAAATTGCACATGGAATGGCGTGCATGGCAAAGAGAggaagtaatttatttatcgGAAAAAAGTGTGTTATAATGCTAGTCAATCAATTTTGCATTGTGTTTGACTCTATCTCGGAtacatcaataaaattatcgTGAATTAACGCTTTATGACTCTTTTTCTTTCGAACATTCTGCTGCTAGATGAATCACCGGAATTTTGTGGTGTCGCTGAAGGAAAAACGTTTGGAGACTTTTCCCTATTTAGGAGGTTCCATAcctttcttaataaaatacagaatttgattttatagttttttaaactctctttttaaaagaagCTTATATGCCTgaagatatttaattaatattttataaagctGCAACGTAAAGT from Lutzomyia longipalpis isolate SR_M1_2022 chromosome 1, ASM2433408v1 encodes:
- the LOC129791881 gene encoding neutral ceramidase, with the protein product MEYPFRWILAFLCAHQCVALSYNSVVSGYQIGVGRADCTGPPVEIAFMGYAQLSQKGEGIHLRQFSRAFIVDDGQKRVVFVSVDAGMIGNAVKRAVLQRLTKDFGSIYNHKNVLISGTHTHSSPGGFLTHLLYDLPCLGFIKETFNALVVGIAKSISRAHKSMTNGRLFISETEILDVNINRSPSAYLNNPDEERNQYKYDVDKTLTQIRFVASNGKVMGAINWYPVHPTSMNNTNRLISSDNMGYAAILLEQEYNHGSQIGQGDFVAAFAASNLGDVSPNIMGPKCQYTGEPCDVLTSSCPANAGHCFASGPGTNIFESTKIIGERIYKGASRLLRQQSGQEIVGEVSYIHQFVNMTEVKLKYINPKTKAVEEVQGCFPAMGYSFAAGTTDGPGAFDFHQGTTTDNPLWNIVRDFIAEPTKGDVECHSPKPILLATGRAKFPYDWQPKVVATQLLKIGDTILVAAPGEFTTMSGRRLRNAVRNAALQAHEKDIKVIICGLSNMYTSYVATPEEYAIQRYEGASTVYGPYTLPIYMDQFSKLCQAMYNDEEVDPGPEPPHLEDKNLLTLQTGVLYDGHPYGHDFGTLKVQPKAHYVPGQTVRVVFIAANPRNNLMHEDTFLRVEKRDEARSVWTTIATDANWETLFRWTRVSMILGFSDVEILWEIPADTPAGMYRISHSGFYQYIFGGKFPYNGTSQVFVVDR